Proteins from a genomic interval of Ktedonobacteraceae bacterium:
- the ftsZ gene encoding cell division protein FtsZ — MLPLGNHQVEGFAQIRVIGVGGGGSNAVNRMIQANMMGIEFIAVNTDAQALLQTEAPHYIRIGDKLTRGLGAGGNPSVGAKAAEENAEELYEALKGSDMVFITAGMGGGTGTGASPIIAQIAREVGALTVGVVTKPFTFEGNKRRLAAEEGIANLKQHVDTLITVPNDRLLQVADKKMPLKEAFRLADDVLRQGIQGISDLITVPGLINLDFADVKTIMSAAGSALMAIGEATGESRAVDAAHIAISSPLLDIDINGARGVLFNITGGLDLTLFEVNEAADIISKAAHPEANIIFGAVQDPAYDGKVKITVIATGFDARGQVVGAQAGRMEYNRNMFYTGASSPNAGSGGRPVQQSSYSPLPVTPPPLNIARHPTGPLQNAGRAMPPAPPVQDPISSSARQPLASLSRGDMGRGDVDDDLYDDGEDTGDRMEMSAQASHSQLPVPEPEAQPLQRPAADARQQRPVRRMDPKALDLPRGNRNTPQGDVIDIPAFLRKR; from the coding sequence ATGCTACCATTAGGAAATCATCAAGTTGAGGGCTTCGCCCAGATACGCGTGATCGGTGTTGGGGGCGGAGGAAGTAATGCGGTGAACCGCATGATACAGGCAAATATGATGGGCATCGAGTTTATCGCTGTCAATACCGATGCCCAGGCGTTGCTGCAGACGGAGGCACCGCATTATATTCGTATCGGCGATAAGCTGACCCGTGGCCTCGGGGCGGGTGGCAATCCAAGCGTGGGGGCGAAGGCCGCGGAAGAGAATGCCGAGGAACTCTACGAGGCGCTCAAAGGCTCTGATATGGTCTTCATCACCGCGGGCATGGGCGGGGGCACCGGCACCGGCGCCAGCCCGATCATCGCGCAAATCGCACGCGAGGTCGGGGCGCTGACCGTCGGCGTCGTGACCAAGCCATTCACGTTTGAAGGAAACAAGCGCCGCCTGGCCGCTGAAGAGGGCATCGCTAATCTGAAACAGCACGTGGATACGTTGATCACGGTGCCAAATGACCGCCTGTTGCAGGTGGCAGATAAGAAGATGCCCTTGAAAGAGGCTTTCCGGCTGGCCGACGACGTGCTGCGACAGGGCATTCAGGGCATCAGCGACCTCATCACCGTGCCCGGTCTGATCAACCTGGACTTTGCCGACGTAAAAACCATTATGTCGGCGGCGGGCTCGGCGCTGATGGCGATTGGCGAGGCCACCGGCGAGTCCCGCGCTGTCGATGCCGCGCATATAGCGATTTCCAGCCCATTGCTCGATATCGATATCAACGGGGCGCGCGGCGTCCTCTTCAATATCACCGGCGGACTCGACCTGACGCTTTTCGAGGTGAACGAGGCGGCTGATATCATCAGCAAGGCAGCTCACCCGGAGGCCAATATCATCTTCGGCGCCGTTCAGGACCCGGCTTACGACGGCAAAGTGAAGATCACTGTGATCGCTACGGGCTTCGACGCACGGGGGCAAGTGGTCGGCGCGCAGGCTGGTCGCATGGAGTACAACCGGAATATGTTCTACACAGGCGCATCGTCACCCAACGCCGGTTCTGGCGGGCGCCCGGTGCAGCAGAGCAGTTACAGCCCGCTGCCCGTTACGCCGCCGCCACTGAATATTGCCAGGCATCCAACGGGACCGCTTCAGAACGCCGGACGGGCCATGCCGCCTGCTCCGCCAGTGCAGGATCCCATCTCGTCTTCGGCCCGTCAACCCCTGGCTTCCCTCAGCCGTGGCGATATGGGACGCGGGGATGTCGATGACGACCTGTACGATGACGGCGAGGATACAGGCGATAGGATGGAAATGTCGGCCCAGGCATCGCATTCACAACTGCCCGTGCCGGAGCCGGAGGCGCAGCCGTTACAGCGCCCCGCCGCGGACGCCCGCCAGCAGCGCCCGGTCCGACGCATGGACCCCAAGGCGCTCGATCTGCCACGCGGCAACCGCAATACGCCACAGGGTGATGTGATCGACATTCCGGCATTCTTGCGCAAACGGTAA
- a CDS encoding BON domain-containing protein: MDTSLQNTRIIEDQLAHPASPEVEEAGEESHVHLPGPSYWPIVLSVAILITISGIFFITSAPWVTIAGLVLVLVGILGWGLEDPMAATHKAEPFSRPFTSPEAVLQEAEDRVHEIVTISSTAWSAHPVKVFIDREEPDGVVLALYGKVELEAQKVEVEEALRKIPGVLDVLNFLVAEDELLNQVNALIERLKAAGKLEGAKNLSALVENYIVSLYGEVPNNEMKYMLEKEITGIPGARVVINHIGLNENIPGNLGKTMNRIARI, from the coding sequence ATGGATACTTCTCTTCAAAATACGCGCATCATAGAGGATCAGCTTGCCCATCCTGCCTCACCAGAAGTAGAAGAGGCCGGGGAAGAGAGCCACGTTCATCTGCCAGGCCCCAGTTACTGGCCGATTGTCCTGAGCGTGGCCATCCTCATCACTATCTCCGGTATCTTCTTCATTACCAGCGCCCCCTGGGTTACTATCGCTGGTCTTGTGCTGGTGCTGGTCGGCATTCTGGGCTGGGGATTGGAAGACCCCATGGCTGCTACGCACAAGGCGGAGCCGTTCTCCAGGCCGTTCACGTCGCCGGAGGCCGTGCTACAAGAGGCTGAAGATAGGGTTCATGAAATTGTGACCATCAGCAGTACTGCCTGGAGCGCTCACCCCGTCAAGGTCTTTATTGATCGTGAGGAGCCTGATGGCGTCGTACTGGCGCTGTATGGCAAGGTCGAACTGGAAGCGCAAAAAGTGGAAGTTGAAGAGGCCCTGCGCAAGATACCCGGTGTCCTCGACGTGCTGAACTTCCTGGTGGCCGAGGATGAGCTCTTGAACCAGGTGAACGCATTGATTGAAAGGTTGAAGGCTGCAGGCAAGCTCGAGGGCGCTAAGAACCTCTCGGCTCTGGTCGAAAACTATATCGTCAGCCTCTACGGTGAGGTGCCGAACAATGAGATGAAGTACATGCTGGAGAAAGAAATCACCGGCATCCCCGGCGCTCGCGTCGTCATCAACCATATCGGCTTGAATGAAAACATCCCCGGCAACCTTGGCAAAACAATGAACAGGATAGCGCGCATCTAA
- a CDS encoding HAD-IA family hydrolase — protein MLSNGVPGARRVEQKRFHFAEMADLIIYSYEEKTGKPERRIFEITCERPGVKPEETVFLDDIEKSVVEARKFGIHAILFQETAQAIADVEACLQAYA, from the coding sequence ATCCTCAGCAACGGCGTTCCTGGGGCCAGGCGCGTAGAACAGAAACGTTTTCATTTCGCGGAAATGGCCGATCTCATCATTTACTCTTACGAAGAGAAGACCGGCAAGCCGGAACGCCGCATTTTCGAGATTACCTGCGAGCGTCCTGGCGTAAAGCCCGAAGAGACCGTCTTCCTCGATGATATCGAGAAGTCAGTGGTCGAAGCGCGTAAGTTTGGTATTCATGCCATCCTCTTTCAAGAAACCGCTCAGGCAATTGCTGATGTCGAGGCCTGCCTGCAAGCTTACGCCTGA
- a CDS encoding PP2C family serine/threonine-protein phosphatase, with the protein MTTTPLKRNASFSEHCYSLLLRCYPRRFRREFGREMMQTFYDCYREALLERGQAGVTRLWGAILYDLAKTALIEHTREFVSKMKGKEPILMVQQFSLNVAQLTDIGRKRESNEDNMISVIPDDTQIMTKKGALFVVADGLGGHTKGEVASEMVIKHVREAYYQNESDDIAASLRHAVEHASALIYAANQNQAQPPDQEHSMGSTCVAAVLKGDTLYVANVGDSRAYIVRNGQVKQVSQDHTPEAEQVRAGLLTVEQARAQQGNKITRCMGTDPFVEVDVFTEPVQSGDIVVLCTDGLSRIISDEQIAQVVQQFEPRQSVQRLIELANEQGGPDNVTAVVARVS; encoded by the coding sequence ATGACGACAACTCCATTGAAGAGGAACGCATCGTTCTCGGAACATTGCTATAGTCTGCTCCTGCGATGCTATCCTCGCCGGTTCAGGCGGGAATTTGGCCGCGAGATGATGCAGACCTTCTATGACTGTTACCGCGAGGCGCTGCTTGAACGCGGGCAGGCGGGTGTGACCAGGCTATGGGGAGCCATCCTGTATGATCTGGCAAAGACGGCATTGATTGAACATACGCGTGAATTTGTTTCTAAGATGAAAGGAAAGGAACCTATTCTTATGGTACAGCAATTTAGCCTGAATGTCGCTCAACTAACTGATATCGGACGCAAGCGTGAAAGTAATGAAGATAATATGATCTCTGTTATTCCTGATGATACCCAGATAATGACGAAAAAAGGTGCTCTGTTTGTGGTGGCCGACGGGTTGGGAGGGCATACTAAGGGAGAAGTGGCCAGCGAAATGGTCATCAAACATGTGCGCGAGGCCTATTACCAGAATGAGAGCGACGATATCGCAGCTTCTCTGCGCCATGCCGTGGAACATGCGAGTGCGCTCATCTATGCAGCTAATCAAAACCAGGCGCAGCCGCCGGATCAGGAACATAGTATGGGATCGACCTGCGTCGCGGCAGTACTGAAAGGCGATACACTTTATGTGGCAAACGTGGGTGATAGCCGTGCTTACATTGTGCGGAATGGGCAGGTGAAGCAGGTATCGCAGGATCACACGCCGGAAGCAGAGCAGGTGCGGGCTGGCCTGTTGACTGTAGAGCAGGCGCGCGCGCAGCAGGGCAATAAGATCACGCGCTGCATGGGTACTGATCCCTTTGTCGAGGTGGATGTCTTCACAGAACCGGTGCAATCTGGCGATATCGTTGTGCTTTGCACCGATGGCCTTTCAAGAATCATCAGCGATGAACAGATCGCCCAAGTTGTGCAGCAATTCGAGCCGCGGCAAAGCGTGCAGCGGCTGATCGAACTGGCAAACGAGCAGGGCGGCCCGGACAATGTGACGGCGGTCGTTGCCCGGGTGTCTTAG
- a CDS encoding helix-turn-helix transcriptional regulator, whose amino-acid sequence MKKAQKNPEDLLPLTPAVFHILLALADGERHGYGIMQEIAARTQGTMRMGPGTLYGSIKRMLADGLIEQAAERPDPELDDERRRYYRLTNFGLRVLQAEAQRLEQLVSIIESKQILANPKQIGGLP is encoded by the coding sequence ATGAAGAAAGCGCAAAAGAACCCGGAGGACCTGCTTCCTTTGACACCGGCCGTCTTTCATATCCTGCTGGCCCTGGCGGATGGCGAGCGGCATGGTTATGGCATTATGCAGGAGATCGCCGCGCGCACTCAGGGAACCATGCGCATGGGGCCGGGAACGCTCTATGGCTCCATTAAGCGCATGCTGGCAGACGGCTTAATAGAACAGGCGGCTGAACGTCCAGACCCCGAACTGGATGATGAGCGCCGTCGCTACTATCGCCTGACCAACTTCGGCCTGCGTGTCCTGCAAGCCGAGGCTCAAAGGCTCGAGCAACTGGTAAGCATCATCGAGAGCAAGCAGATTTTAGCCAATCCGAAACAGATTGGAGGCCTGCCATGA
- a CDS encoding HAMP domain-containing sensor histidine kinase, translated as MRMRWWQSIRWRLALGSMLVALIATTILSLAVIFAINYYYGANEQQQLVDVANSLSQRLGVSYTQNGTLAMAVNNVLPNTPQQNAENQDNLLLVFNRFALLVYPRIGGLHPLTSALLVKVTDPAIQQSDYTKLVTAIRNARLGTTTVGDLGNGTPGSSTRPFVVEPVFEGGQSSGRVIGILVVIPRFAVADTIPPFIATVRQFILIAALVVAVLATLAAILFSRTITRPLAKMTSAAHVLASGDYSARVTTGAGGELGELAGTFNKMAAKLEADVNELHRQELFRRELIMNITHDLATPLTAIAGLGESLVDGVNTSREDYEATGRVIVRETLRLHRMVKDLHMMAKVEAGVMQPQRKAIRLAALVDDVLAVLSPEFERANVEPRNAIAYNLPPAWADQDMLKRVFTNLCDNALRHTPSGGTVTIDAQACGNMLEVSVTDTGEGIPTSALPRVFDRFYRADASRQVSTGGSGLGLTIVRAIVEAHGGTIHAENTDQHGARIVFTLPQVAPEQLPNQATLPLPLK; from the coding sequence ATGCGCATGCGTTGGTGGCAGAGTATTCGCTGGCGGCTGGCCCTGGGGTCAATGTTGGTAGCGTTGATCGCGACCACAATACTCTCATTGGCGGTAATCTTCGCCATTAACTATTATTATGGAGCCAATGAGCAACAACAACTCGTTGATGTTGCGAATAGCCTCTCACAACGGCTGGGCGTCAGTTATACCCAGAATGGCACGCTTGCAATGGCCGTCAATAACGTTTTGCCGAATACACCGCAGCAGAACGCTGAAAATCAAGATAATCTCTTGCTCGTCTTTAATAGATTTGCTCTGCTTGTCTATCCACGCATAGGTGGCCTGCATCCTCTTACGAGCGCTCTTTTAGTGAAAGTAACCGATCCTGCGATACAGCAGAGCGATTACACCAAATTAGTCACTGCCATTCGTAATGCTCGTTTGGGCACGACAACTGTGGGTGATCTTGGCAACGGTACACCCGGAAGTTCCACGCGCCCATTTGTAGTCGAACCGGTATTCGAGGGTGGTCAGAGCAGCGGCCGGGTCATTGGTATCCTGGTCGTCATACCCCGTTTCGCAGTCGCCGACACCATTCCGCCTTTTATCGCCACCGTGCGCCAGTTCATCCTGATCGCCGCGCTCGTCGTAGCTGTACTCGCAACCCTGGCTGCTATTCTCTTCTCACGCACCATCACACGCCCGCTCGCCAAAATGACGAGTGCCGCGCACGTACTCGCGTCTGGCGACTACAGCGCCCGCGTCACGACAGGAGCAGGTGGCGAGCTGGGTGAGCTTGCCGGTACTTTCAATAAAATGGCCGCCAAACTCGAGGCTGATGTCAACGAACTGCACCGCCAGGAACTCTTCCGCCGCGAACTCATCATGAACATTACCCATGACCTCGCAACTCCCCTCACCGCCATCGCCGGATTAGGCGAGTCGCTGGTGGATGGTGTCAATACCAGCCGCGAGGACTACGAGGCCACAGGCCGCGTTATCGTGCGCGAAACCCTACGCCTGCACCGTATGGTCAAGGACCTGCATATGATGGCGAAAGTAGAGGCCGGCGTCATGCAGCCCCAACGCAAAGCAATACGCCTGGCCGCGCTGGTCGATGACGTATTGGCCGTCCTGAGTCCCGAATTTGAGCGCGCCAATGTAGAGCCACGCAACGCCATTGCCTACAATCTGCCACCCGCCTGGGCCGATCAAGACATGCTCAAACGGGTCTTCACCAATCTCTGCGATAACGCGCTGCGCCACACCCCATCCGGTGGTACCGTCACCATCGATGCTCAGGCGTGCGGCAATATGCTCGAAGTTTCCGTTACCGATACCGGCGAGGGCATCCCCACCTCTGCCCTGCCGCGCGTCTTCGACCGCTTCTATCGCGCCGATGCCTCGCGCCAGGTCTCCACCGGCGGCAGCGGCCTCGGTCTCACCATCGTCCGCGCCATCGTCGAAGCCCACGGCGGGACTATCCACGCCGAAAATACAGATCAGCATGGCGCCCGCATCGTCTTCACCTTACCACAGGTTGCGCCAGAGCAGCTTCCGAATCAGGCGACGTTGCCGCTGCCTCTGAAGTGA
- a CDS encoding response regulator transcription factor: MAQKILIIEDEDGIIHLLNLYLKNAGYDVVVAKDGADGLALHARTHPDLVILDIMLPAIDGFEVCRRIRAWSKTPILILTARADEEDRIAGLDLGADDYLTKPFSPRELVSRVRAILRRVGDTDAGEGQAADGHASSAKTVLRFPSLTIDLLARRVEVNGFEVTLTPTEFDLLALMAQSPDRVFTREILMNKIWGYDYYGDGHIVDVHISALRKKIEANTDYRYIKTVWRIGYKFEVGARTAV; this comes from the coding sequence ATGGCCCAGAAAATCCTCATTATTGAAGATGAAGATGGCATCATTCACCTGCTCAATCTCTATCTGAAAAACGCCGGCTACGATGTCGTAGTCGCCAAAGATGGTGCCGATGGGCTGGCACTGCACGCGCGCACGCATCCTGATCTCGTCATCCTGGATATCATGCTGCCCGCCATCGATGGCTTCGAGGTCTGCCGCCGCATTCGGGCATGGTCAAAAACGCCCATTCTGATCCTGACGGCGCGTGCCGACGAGGAAGATCGCATTGCCGGACTTGACCTGGGGGCCGATGACTACCTGACGAAACCTTTCAGCCCGCGCGAACTGGTCAGCAGAGTGCGAGCCATCCTGCGGCGTGTGGGTGATACAGATGCTGGCGAAGGGCAGGCTGCGGACGGCCACGCTTCGAGCGCGAAGACCGTACTGCGCTTTCCCAGCCTTACTATCGACCTGTTAGCACGCCGCGTCGAAGTGAATGGCTTCGAAGTCACGCTAACGCCGACCGAATTTGACCTGCTGGCCCTGATGGCGCAGTCTCCCGATCGCGTTTTTACGCGCGAAATCCTGATGAACAAAATCTGGGGCTATGACTACTACGGCGATGGTCATATCGTCGATGTACATATCAGCGCGCTGCGCAAGAAAATCGAGGCAAATACCGACTATCGCTATATCAAAACCGTCTGGCGTATCGGCTATAAATTTGAAGTAGGAGCGCGTACAGCAGTTTAA
- a CDS encoding tyrosine-type recombinase/integrase, translated as MAKEKSRRRGDGSVYKRADGRYSGFITLEDHKRKYFYGKTEREVERKIWVAQRELEQGKLATGPQQTVKQFLEYWLEDVRKPQLRPGSYQLYRCIIHAHLIPALGHLKLQKLTPQHIQKFYAEKQRTGASPNRIRTMHNVLHKALEHARRLGLVGINASAGADLPRVDTPEGKTLTPEQAHRLIAAAKKEWMRTVLIVALATGMREGELLGLHWEDVHLDEGYLDVKWTLSYVATHGFVMGEPKTRSGRRTITLAPFVREVLSKHRVAQEQERVKKGWKEDTGLVFPNTAGGFLSSSTLRARFYSLLKRAGVPAMHFHELRHSAATLLLSMGIPMKTVQAILGHASYAITANIYGHVTREMHEEAAHAMERFLRHDKLSE; from the coding sequence ATGGCTAAGGAAAAATCACGCAGGCGTGGTGATGGGTCGGTCTATAAGCGTGCAGATGGGCGTTATTCTGGTTTTATCACGCTGGAAGATCATAAGCGCAAGTACTTTTATGGGAAAACAGAGCGTGAAGTTGAGCGGAAAATATGGGTGGCGCAACGCGAACTAGAACAGGGGAAGCTGGCGACTGGTCCCCAGCAGACAGTGAAGCAGTTCCTTGAATATTGGTTAGAGGATGTGCGGAAGCCGCAGCTTCGTCCGGGGTCTTATCAGTTGTATCGGTGTATTATCCATGCGCACCTGATTCCTGCGCTGGGCCACTTGAAGCTACAGAAATTAACACCACAGCATATCCAGAAGTTCTATGCCGAAAAGCAGAGAACTGGGGCTTCCCCCAATCGCATTCGCACCATGCATAATGTCCTTCACAAGGCGCTAGAACATGCTAGGCGCCTGGGGTTGGTGGGAATAAATGCGAGTGCAGGTGCTGACCTGCCAAGAGTAGATACTCCGGAGGGCAAGACACTGACACCTGAACAGGCACATCGATTGATAGCGGCGGCAAAGAAAGAGTGGATGCGCACGGTACTCATTGTTGCCCTGGCAACCGGTATGCGAGAGGGTGAGCTACTTGGCCTGCATTGGGAAGATGTTCACCTGGATGAGGGATATCTCGATGTGAAGTGGACGCTCTCCTATGTCGCTACTCACGGCTTTGTTATGGGCGAGCCAAAAACGAGGAGCGGTCGGCGCACGATTACGCTCGCTCCCTTCGTGAGAGAAGTGTTGTCTAAGCATCGCGTGGCACAGGAACAAGAGCGAGTTAAGAAGGGTTGGAAAGAGGATACTGGCCTGGTTTTCCCGAATACTGCTGGAGGGTTTCTGTCATCGAGTACCCTGCGTGCGCGGTTCTATTCGTTGCTCAAACGGGCAGGAGTGCCAGCTATGCATTTCCATGAATTACGACATAGTGCCGCTACACTCCTGTTGAGTATGGGTATACCAATGAAGACGGTGCAGGCAATATTAGGACATGCGAGTTACGCGATCACTGCCAACATTTATGGGCATGTAACTCGTGAGATGCACGAAGAGGCTGCTCATGCGATGGAGAGGTTCTTGCGGCATGATAAGCTGTCAGAATAG
- a CDS encoding helix-turn-helix domain-containing protein, protein MARRKKVSIAQPLLLSIPDVAVQLGVCRQTVYNLIYYKGLPSIQLRGVRRIHPESLQKWLKQCEEQSA, encoded by the coding sequence ATGGCACGACGAAAAAAAGTATCGATAGCGCAACCATTGTTGCTTTCTATACCTGATGTGGCTGTCCAGTTGGGCGTGTGTCGGCAAACGGTGTATAACCTGATCTATTATAAGGGGTTGCCGTCTATTCAATTGCGAGGAGTGCGGCGCATCCATCCTGAGTCGCTACAAAAGTGGCTCAAGCAGTGCGAGGAACAGAGTGCGTAG
- a CDS encoding CHC2 zinc finger domain-containing protein — MEPVAPELLAAYAALFVHCADQYAVQQRDGSYWRVQEPLSLSLLAAHLCGQWTLGTYLLDAQSTCRFAVFDADGEMGLEQLAALSCELAHSGIPSVLEASRRGGHLWVHLREPTPAALVRAWLVPSAVALGVELYPKQDMLAPGGSGSLIRLPLGVHRLSRGWYPFVAMDSSGNLVPVGETVAECCTWLCQQVQPVAVPVEVAVAGQTTAGKGPVESGEVRGSAPMASHGRYASIRAWCQAQDLVEVIGRYVVLDQRGLGSCPFKAHHSRGDVRPSFQVFGGPDPHWYCYTWQRAGNLFDFLCLYYEVSPQAMWRRIREEGW, encoded by the coding sequence ATGGAACCGGTCGCGCCTGAGCTGCTGGCAGCCTATGCCGCGCTGTTTGTCCACTGCGCTGACCAGTATGCTGTGCAGCAGCGCGATGGCTCCTACTGGCGGGTGCAGGAACCGCTTTCCCTGTCGCTCTTGGCGGCGCATCTGTGCGGTCAGTGGACGCTGGGCACGTACCTGCTGGATGCGCAGAGTACGTGCCGTTTCGCCGTCTTCGATGCCGATGGGGAAATGGGTCTCGAGCAGTTGGCGGCGCTCTCCTGCGAACTGGCACACTCCGGTATCCCCTCGGTGTTGGAAGCCAGCCGGCGCGGTGGGCATCTGTGGGTACATCTGAGGGAACCGACGCCCGCCGCTTTAGTACGCGCCTGGCTCGTGCCCTCTGCGGTGGCGCTGGGGGTCGAGTTGTATCCCAAGCAGGATATGCTCGCGCCTGGTGGGTCCGGGTCGCTCATTCGACTGCCCCTGGGGGTGCATCGGCTCAGTCGTGGCTGGTATCCCTTTGTTGCGATGGATAGCTCTGGGAACCTGGTGCCGGTTGGGGAAACGGTGGCCGAGTGCTGCACCTGGCTCTGTCAGCAGGTCCAGCCGGTGGCGGTTCCTGTAGAGGTGGCGGTGGCTGGGCAAACAACGGCAGGAAAGGGGCCTGTGGAGAGTGGTGAGGTGAGAGGGAGTGCGCCTATGGCAAGCCATGGGAGGTATGCGAGCATTCGAGCATGGTGCCAGGCACAAGACCTGGTCGAGGTGATCGGTCGCTACGTGGTGCTCGATCAGCGTGGTCTGGGGTCGTGTCCGTTCAAAGCGCATCATTCTCGTGGGGATGTGCGTCCCAGCTTTCAGGTCTTCGGTGGGCCGGACCCGCATTGGTATTGTTACACCTGGCAACGGGCTGGCAACCTGTTTGATTTTCTGTGTTTGTACTATGAGGTCAGTCCACAAGCGATGTGGCGGCGTATTCGAGAAGAAGGATGGTGA